In Anas acuta chromosome 6, bAnaAcu1.1, whole genome shotgun sequence, the following are encoded in one genomic region:
- the MARCHF7 gene encoding E3 ubiquitin-protein ligase MARCHF7 isoform X4: MESKPSRIPRRISLQASSSPIGSRPLTGNSLGGAYSARESSRRLDSGYQSTSSSSHFTSGCYGESERTQGAYSRLHNQQRDSDSKRPKLSCTPTSSVRNNGLTAFSDASWRYSRIPRSSSVMLGSLGTELVRERRELERRTDMSINDLVDHSYRSNDLSSSTYLQDRPASSYAEGARPKENSLSALRLNASMNQQLPSDRQPSFFNRDSNISSSRSSYSSRQRRNEMESPQRSMQPAFSHSAIREEIPSSSGSERVLSSQRSLNEAAADSEGRRTTRQLLSRLASSMSSTFFSRRSSQDSLHTRSLGSEESSVVPRVQASSLSSANGATTPETPGLQTSEASQGFSFLRRRWGLSGISQNLNSDSDGESYRPDSESRSTGSWLSSSLRNRCTPLFSRRRREGRDESARISTSDTTARSQHVFRRRASGEETSLEASDSLPRASVSRPSTPAVSGISTATASPPDSTHSRRSSGILPGSLFRFAVPPTLGSSLSDNLMITVDIIPSGWNQSEGQESDKSKIPPSRDPERLQKIKESLLLEDSEDEEGDLCRICQMSSASSDNLLIEPCKCTGSLQYVHQECMKKWLQSKINSGSSLEAVTTCELCKEKLHLNLEDFDVHELYRAHANEQADYEFISSGLYLVVLLHLCEQRFSDMLGTASEASTRVRLLMMILKTDAGGTVLQETKRCAAEMLNWQEQHQHAFVFCSP; the protein is encoded by the exons ATGGAATCTAAACCCTCAAGAATTCCTCGGAGGATCTCTCTTCAGGCCTCCAGCTCTCCAATAGGATCCCGACCATTAACTGGAAACAGTTTAGGTGGGGCATATAGTGCAAGAGAATCTTCACGGAGATTAGACTCTGGATACCAG TCTACATCTTCCTCCTCTCATTTTACATCTGGGTGTTACGGCGAGTCTGAGAGAACTCAGGGAGCATATTCAAGACTGCATAACCAGCAGCGAGATAGTGATTCAAAGAGACCTAAGCTGTCCTGTACGCCTACCTCTTCTGTGAGAAATAATGGCTTGACTGCCTTTTCAG atGCCTCTTGGAGGTATAGTAGGATTCCTAGATCTTCATCTGTGATGCTCGGTTCTCTGGGAACTGAGCTGGTGAGAGAGCGAAGAGAGTTAGAAAGAAGAACAGATATGTCCATTAATGATCTGGTGGATCACAGTTACAGAAGCAATGACTTGTCATCTTCAACAT ATCTTCAGGATAGGCCTGCCTCTTCATATGCAGAGGGAGCAAGACCAAAAGAGAATTCATTAAGCGCTTTGAGGCTGAATGCATCCATGAACCAACAGTTGCCTTCTGATCGTCAGCCATCGTTTTTCAACAGAGACTCTAACATAAGCTCTTCAAGATCAAGCTATTCTTCAAggcaaaggagaaatgaaatggaatcACCCCAGAGGAGCATGCAGCCAGCATTTTCTCATAGTGCCATTAGAGAAGAAATTCCTTCCTCAAGTGGTTCTGAAAGGGTTTTATCTTCTCAGAGGTCGTTAAATGAGGCTGCAGCTGACAGTGAAGGGAGGCGCACAACCAGACAGCTGCTGTCTCGTTTAGCATCTAGTATGTCATCTACATTTTTCTCTCGAAGATCTAGCCAGGATTCATTGCATACAAGGTCATTAGGCTCTGAAGAGTCATCTGTTGTCCCAAGAGTTCAAGCTTCTAGTCTGTCTAGTGCTAATGGAGCTACAACTCCAGAAACTCCAGGACTTCAGACATCTGAAGCTTCTCAGGGATTTAGTTTTCTTAGACGAAGATGGGGTTTATcaggaatttcacagaatcttAACTCTGATTCGGACGGGGAAAGCTACAGACCAGACTCTGAAAGCAGGAGCACGGGATCCTGGTTGTCATCATCTTTGAGGAACAGATGTACACCTCTCTTCTCcagaagaaggagagaaggaagagacGAGTCTGCAAGGATCTCCACCTCTGATACAACTGCTAGATCGCAACATGTCTTCAGAAGAAGAGCGTCAGGTGAGGAGACCTCTCTAGAAGCATCAGATAGCCTGCCTCGGGCTTCTGTTAGCAGACCATCAACACCTGCAGTATCTGGCATTTCTACAGCTACTGCCTCCCCACCAGATTCAACCCACAGCAGGAGAAGTTCTGGAATTCTGCCTGGTTCTCTCTTTCGCTTTGCAGTGCCTCCAACATTAGGAAGCAGTCTGTCTGACAATCTTATGATAACTGTAGATATTATTCCCTCTGGCTGGAATCAGTCTGAAGGACAAGAAAGTGATAAGTCTAAAATACCACCTTCAAGAGATCCAGAAAGActccagaaaattaaagaaag TCTGCTTTTAGAAGATTCTGAAGATGAAGAGGGTGACTTATGTAGAATCTGTCAGATGTCATCTGCAAGTTCTGACAACCTTTTAATAGAGCCATGCAAATGCACTGGAAGTCTGCAGTATGTTCACCAGGAGTGCATGAAAAAATGGCTGCAGTCCAAGATTAATTCAG GTTCTTCTTTGGAAGCAGTAACTACTTGTGAACTGTGTAAGGAGAAGTTACATCTGAATCTGGAAGACTTTGATGTTCATGAACTCTATAGGGCACATGCAAATGAACAA GCAGACTATGAATTTATCAGCTCTGGTCTCTACCTTGTAGTGTTGTTACACTTATGTGAACAGCGCTTTTCTGATATGCTAGGAACTGCAAGTGAGGCCAGCACACGTGTCAGA CTTCTGATGATGATTCTGAAGACTGATGCTGGTGGAACTGTGTTGCAAGAGACAAAGAGAtgtgctgcagaaatgctgaaCTGGCAAGAACAACATCaacatgcatttgttttttgctCTCCTTAG
- the MARCHF7 gene encoding E3 ubiquitin-protein ligase MARCHF7 isoform X5, with translation MESKPSRIPRRISLQASSSPIGSRPLTGNSLGGAYSARESSRRLDSGYQESTVLSTSGRDWGIGERETHETAWKLTASSPTHYSGTLDHPRSGRFWGSRNRLSTSSSSHFTSGCYGESERTQGAYSRLHNQQRDSDSKRPKLSCTPTSSVRNNGLTAFSDASWRYSRIPRSSSVMLGSLGTELVRERRELERRTDMSINDLVDHSYRSNDLSSSTYLQDRPASSYAEGARPKENSLSALRLNASMNQQLPSDRQPSFFNRDSNISSSRSSYSSRQRRNEMESPQRSMQPAFSHSAIREEIPSSSGSERVLSSQRSLNEAAADSEGRRTTRQLLSRLASSMSSTFFSRRSSQDSLHTRSLGSEESSVVPRVQASSLSSANGATTPETPGLQTSEASQGFSFLRRRWGLSGISQNLNSDSDGESYRPDSESRSTGSWLSSSLRNRCTPLFSRRRREGRDESARISTSDTTARSQHVFRRRASVPPTLGSSLSDNLMITVDIIPSGWNQSEGQESDKSKIPPSRDPERLQKIKESLLLEDSEDEEGDLCRICQMSSASSDNLLIEPCKCTGSLQYVHQECMKKWLQSKINSGSSLEAVTTCELCKEKLHLNLEDFDVHELYRAHANEQADYEFISSGLYLVVLLHLCEQRFSDMLGTASEASTRVRLLMMILKTDAGGTVLQETKRCAAEMLNWQEQHQHAFVFCSP, from the exons ATGGAATCTAAACCCTCAAGAATTCCTCGGAGGATCTCTCTTCAGGCCTCCAGCTCTCCAATAGGATCCCGACCATTAACTGGAAACAGTTTAGGTGGGGCATATAGTGCAAGAGAATCTTCACGGAGATTAGACTCTGGATACCAG GAATCCACTGTATTGAGTACTTCTGGTAGAGACTGGGGAATTGGAGAAAGAGAGACCCATGAAACTGCTTGGAAGCTTACAGCGTCCTCTCCAACTCACTACTCAGGGACACTTGATCATCCACGGTCTGGAAGATTCTGGGGAAGCAGAAACAGACTg TCTACATCTTCCTCCTCTCATTTTACATCTGGGTGTTACGGCGAGTCTGAGAGAACTCAGGGAGCATATTCAAGACTGCATAACCAGCAGCGAGATAGTGATTCAAAGAGACCTAAGCTGTCCTGTACGCCTACCTCTTCTGTGAGAAATAATGGCTTGACTGCCTTTTCAG atGCCTCTTGGAGGTATAGTAGGATTCCTAGATCTTCATCTGTGATGCTCGGTTCTCTGGGAACTGAGCTGGTGAGAGAGCGAAGAGAGTTAGAAAGAAGAACAGATATGTCCATTAATGATCTGGTGGATCACAGTTACAGAAGCAATGACTTGTCATCTTCAACAT ATCTTCAGGATAGGCCTGCCTCTTCATATGCAGAGGGAGCAAGACCAAAAGAGAATTCATTAAGCGCTTTGAGGCTGAATGCATCCATGAACCAACAGTTGCCTTCTGATCGTCAGCCATCGTTTTTCAACAGAGACTCTAACATAAGCTCTTCAAGATCAAGCTATTCTTCAAggcaaaggagaaatgaaatggaatcACCCCAGAGGAGCATGCAGCCAGCATTTTCTCATAGTGCCATTAGAGAAGAAATTCCTTCCTCAAGTGGTTCTGAAAGGGTTTTATCTTCTCAGAGGTCGTTAAATGAGGCTGCAGCTGACAGTGAAGGGAGGCGCACAACCAGACAGCTGCTGTCTCGTTTAGCATCTAGTATGTCATCTACATTTTTCTCTCGAAGATCTAGCCAGGATTCATTGCATACAAGGTCATTAGGCTCTGAAGAGTCATCTGTTGTCCCAAGAGTTCAAGCTTCTAGTCTGTCTAGTGCTAATGGAGCTACAACTCCAGAAACTCCAGGACTTCAGACATCTGAAGCTTCTCAGGGATTTAGTTTTCTTAGACGAAGATGGGGTTTATcaggaatttcacagaatcttAACTCTGATTCGGACGGGGAAAGCTACAGACCAGACTCTGAAAGCAGGAGCACGGGATCCTGGTTGTCATCATCTTTGAGGAACAGATGTACACCTCTCTTCTCcagaagaaggagagaaggaagagacGAGTCTGCAAGGATCTCCACCTCTGATACAACTGCTAGATCGCAACATGTCTTCAGAAGAAGAGCGTCAG TGCCTCCAACATTAGGAAGCAGTCTGTCTGACAATCTTATGATAACTGTAGATATTATTCCCTCTGGCTGGAATCAGTCTGAAGGACAAGAAAGTGATAAGTCTAAAATACCACCTTCAAGAGATCCAGAAAGActccagaaaattaaagaaag TCTGCTTTTAGAAGATTCTGAAGATGAAGAGGGTGACTTATGTAGAATCTGTCAGATGTCATCTGCAAGTTCTGACAACCTTTTAATAGAGCCATGCAAATGCACTGGAAGTCTGCAGTATGTTCACCAGGAGTGCATGAAAAAATGGCTGCAGTCCAAGATTAATTCAG GTTCTTCTTTGGAAGCAGTAACTACTTGTGAACTGTGTAAGGAGAAGTTACATCTGAATCTGGAAGACTTTGATGTTCATGAACTCTATAGGGCACATGCAAATGAACAA GCAGACTATGAATTTATCAGCTCTGGTCTCTACCTTGTAGTGTTGTTACACTTATGTGAACAGCGCTTTTCTGATATGCTAGGAACTGCAAGTGAGGCCAGCACACGTGTCAGA CTTCTGATGATGATTCTGAAGACTGATGCTGGTGGAACTGTGTTGCAAGAGACAAAGAGAtgtgctgcagaaatgctgaaCTGGCAAGAACAACATCaacatgcatttgttttttgctCTCCTTAG
- the MARCHF7 gene encoding E3 ubiquitin-protein ligase MARCHF7 isoform X6: protein MESKPSRIPRRISLQASSSPIGSRPLTGNSLGGAYSARESSRRLDSGYQESTVLSTSGRDWGIGERETHETAWKLTASSPTHYSGTLDHPRSGRFWGSRNRLSTSSSSHFTSGCYGESERTQGAYSRLHNQQRDSDSKRPKLSCTPTSSVRNNGLTAFSDLQDRPASSYAEGARPKENSLSALRLNASMNQQLPSDRQPSFFNRDSNISSSRSSYSSRQRRNEMESPQRSMQPAFSHSAIREEIPSSSGSERVLSSQRSLNEAAADSEGRRTTRQLLSRLASSMSSTFFSRRSSQDSLHTRSLGSEESSVVPRVQASSLSSANGATTPETPGLQTSEASQGFSFLRRRWGLSGISQNLNSDSDGESYRPDSESRSTGSWLSSSLRNRCTPLFSRRRREGRDESARISTSDTTARSQHVFRRRASGEETSLEASDSLPRASVSRPSTPAVSGISTATASPPDSTHSRRSSGILPGSLFRFAVPPTLGSSLSDNLMITVDIIPSGWNQSEGQESDKSKIPPSRDPERLQKIKESLLLEDSEDEEGDLCRICQMSSASSDNLLIEPCKCTGSLQYVHQECMKKWLQSKINSGSSLEAVTTCELCKEKLHLNLEDFDVHELYRAHANEQADYEFISSGLYLVVLLHLCEQRFSDMLGTASEASTRVRLLMMILKTDAGGTVLQETKRCAAEMLNWQEQHQHAFVFCSP, encoded by the exons ATGGAATCTAAACCCTCAAGAATTCCTCGGAGGATCTCTCTTCAGGCCTCCAGCTCTCCAATAGGATCCCGACCATTAACTGGAAACAGTTTAGGTGGGGCATATAGTGCAAGAGAATCTTCACGGAGATTAGACTCTGGATACCAG GAATCCACTGTATTGAGTACTTCTGGTAGAGACTGGGGAATTGGAGAAAGAGAGACCCATGAAACTGCTTGGAAGCTTACAGCGTCCTCTCCAACTCACTACTCAGGGACACTTGATCATCCACGGTCTGGAAGATTCTGGGGAAGCAGAAACAGACTg TCTACATCTTCCTCCTCTCATTTTACATCTGGGTGTTACGGCGAGTCTGAGAGAACTCAGGGAGCATATTCAAGACTGCATAACCAGCAGCGAGATAGTGATTCAAAGAGACCTAAGCTGTCCTGTACGCCTACCTCTTCTGTGAGAAATAATGGCTTGACTGCCTTTTCAG ATCTTCAGGATAGGCCTGCCTCTTCATATGCAGAGGGAGCAAGACCAAAAGAGAATTCATTAAGCGCTTTGAGGCTGAATGCATCCATGAACCAACAGTTGCCTTCTGATCGTCAGCCATCGTTTTTCAACAGAGACTCTAACATAAGCTCTTCAAGATCAAGCTATTCTTCAAggcaaaggagaaatgaaatggaatcACCCCAGAGGAGCATGCAGCCAGCATTTTCTCATAGTGCCATTAGAGAAGAAATTCCTTCCTCAAGTGGTTCTGAAAGGGTTTTATCTTCTCAGAGGTCGTTAAATGAGGCTGCAGCTGACAGTGAAGGGAGGCGCACAACCAGACAGCTGCTGTCTCGTTTAGCATCTAGTATGTCATCTACATTTTTCTCTCGAAGATCTAGCCAGGATTCATTGCATACAAGGTCATTAGGCTCTGAAGAGTCATCTGTTGTCCCAAGAGTTCAAGCTTCTAGTCTGTCTAGTGCTAATGGAGCTACAACTCCAGAAACTCCAGGACTTCAGACATCTGAAGCTTCTCAGGGATTTAGTTTTCTTAGACGAAGATGGGGTTTATcaggaatttcacagaatcttAACTCTGATTCGGACGGGGAAAGCTACAGACCAGACTCTGAAAGCAGGAGCACGGGATCCTGGTTGTCATCATCTTTGAGGAACAGATGTACACCTCTCTTCTCcagaagaaggagagaaggaagagacGAGTCTGCAAGGATCTCCACCTCTGATACAACTGCTAGATCGCAACATGTCTTCAGAAGAAGAGCGTCAGGTGAGGAGACCTCTCTAGAAGCATCAGATAGCCTGCCTCGGGCTTCTGTTAGCAGACCATCAACACCTGCAGTATCTGGCATTTCTACAGCTACTGCCTCCCCACCAGATTCAACCCACAGCAGGAGAAGTTCTGGAATTCTGCCTGGTTCTCTCTTTCGCTTTGCAGTGCCTCCAACATTAGGAAGCAGTCTGTCTGACAATCTTATGATAACTGTAGATATTATTCCCTCTGGCTGGAATCAGTCTGAAGGACAAGAAAGTGATAAGTCTAAAATACCACCTTCAAGAGATCCAGAAAGActccagaaaattaaagaaag TCTGCTTTTAGAAGATTCTGAAGATGAAGAGGGTGACTTATGTAGAATCTGTCAGATGTCATCTGCAAGTTCTGACAACCTTTTAATAGAGCCATGCAAATGCACTGGAAGTCTGCAGTATGTTCACCAGGAGTGCATGAAAAAATGGCTGCAGTCCAAGATTAATTCAG GTTCTTCTTTGGAAGCAGTAACTACTTGTGAACTGTGTAAGGAGAAGTTACATCTGAATCTGGAAGACTTTGATGTTCATGAACTCTATAGGGCACATGCAAATGAACAA GCAGACTATGAATTTATCAGCTCTGGTCTCTACCTTGTAGTGTTGTTACACTTATGTGAACAGCGCTTTTCTGATATGCTAGGAACTGCAAGTGAGGCCAGCACACGTGTCAGA CTTCTGATGATGATTCTGAAGACTGATGCTGGTGGAACTGTGTTGCAAGAGACAAAGAGAtgtgctgcagaaatgctgaaCTGGCAAGAACAACATCaacatgcatttgttttttgctCTCCTTAG
- the MARCHF7 gene encoding E3 ubiquitin-protein ligase MARCHF7 isoform X1: protein MESKPSRIPRRISLQASSSPIGSRPLTGNSLGGAYSARESSRRLDSGYQESTVLSTSGRDWGIGERETHETAWKLTASSPTHYSGTLDHPRSGRFWGSRNRLSTSSSSHFTSGCYGESERTQGAYSRLHNQQRDSDSKRPKLSCTPTSSVRNNGLTAFSDASWRYSRIPRSSSVMLGSLGTELVRERRELERRTDMSINDLVDHSYRSNDLSSSTYLQDRPASSYAEGARPKENSLSALRLNASMNQQLPSDRQPSFFNRDSNISSSRSSYSSRQRRNEMESPQRSMQPAFSHSAIREEIPSSSGSERVLSSQRSLNEAAADSEGRRTTRQLLSRLASSMSSTFFSRRSSQDSLHTRSLGSEESSVVPRVQASSLSSANGATTPETPGLQTSEASQGFSFLRRRWGLSGISQNLNSDSDGESYRPDSESRSTGSWLSSSLRNRCTPLFSRRRREGRDESARISTSDTTARSQHVFRRRASGEETSLEASDSLPRASVSRPSTPAVSGISTATASPPDSTHSRRSSGILPGSLFRFAVPPTLGSSLSDNLMITVDIIPSGWNQSEGQESDKSKIPPSRDPERLQKIKESLLLEDSEDEEGDLCRICQMSSASSDNLLIEPCKCTGSLQYVHQECMKKWLQSKINSGSSLEAVTTCELCKEKLHLNLEDFDVHELYRAHANEQADYEFISSGLYLVVLLHLCEQRFSDMLGTASEASTRVRLLMMILKTDAGGTVLQETKRCAAEMLNWQEQHQHAFVFCSP from the exons ATGGAATCTAAACCCTCAAGAATTCCTCGGAGGATCTCTCTTCAGGCCTCCAGCTCTCCAATAGGATCCCGACCATTAACTGGAAACAGTTTAGGTGGGGCATATAGTGCAAGAGAATCTTCACGGAGATTAGACTCTGGATACCAG GAATCCACTGTATTGAGTACTTCTGGTAGAGACTGGGGAATTGGAGAAAGAGAGACCCATGAAACTGCTTGGAAGCTTACAGCGTCCTCTCCAACTCACTACTCAGGGACACTTGATCATCCACGGTCTGGAAGATTCTGGGGAAGCAGAAACAGACTg TCTACATCTTCCTCCTCTCATTTTACATCTGGGTGTTACGGCGAGTCTGAGAGAACTCAGGGAGCATATTCAAGACTGCATAACCAGCAGCGAGATAGTGATTCAAAGAGACCTAAGCTGTCCTGTACGCCTACCTCTTCTGTGAGAAATAATGGCTTGACTGCCTTTTCAG atGCCTCTTGGAGGTATAGTAGGATTCCTAGATCTTCATCTGTGATGCTCGGTTCTCTGGGAACTGAGCTGGTGAGAGAGCGAAGAGAGTTAGAAAGAAGAACAGATATGTCCATTAATGATCTGGTGGATCACAGTTACAGAAGCAATGACTTGTCATCTTCAACAT ATCTTCAGGATAGGCCTGCCTCTTCATATGCAGAGGGAGCAAGACCAAAAGAGAATTCATTAAGCGCTTTGAGGCTGAATGCATCCATGAACCAACAGTTGCCTTCTGATCGTCAGCCATCGTTTTTCAACAGAGACTCTAACATAAGCTCTTCAAGATCAAGCTATTCTTCAAggcaaaggagaaatgaaatggaatcACCCCAGAGGAGCATGCAGCCAGCATTTTCTCATAGTGCCATTAGAGAAGAAATTCCTTCCTCAAGTGGTTCTGAAAGGGTTTTATCTTCTCAGAGGTCGTTAAATGAGGCTGCAGCTGACAGTGAAGGGAGGCGCACAACCAGACAGCTGCTGTCTCGTTTAGCATCTAGTATGTCATCTACATTTTTCTCTCGAAGATCTAGCCAGGATTCATTGCATACAAGGTCATTAGGCTCTGAAGAGTCATCTGTTGTCCCAAGAGTTCAAGCTTCTAGTCTGTCTAGTGCTAATGGAGCTACAACTCCAGAAACTCCAGGACTTCAGACATCTGAAGCTTCTCAGGGATTTAGTTTTCTTAGACGAAGATGGGGTTTATcaggaatttcacagaatcttAACTCTGATTCGGACGGGGAAAGCTACAGACCAGACTCTGAAAGCAGGAGCACGGGATCCTGGTTGTCATCATCTTTGAGGAACAGATGTACACCTCTCTTCTCcagaagaaggagagaaggaagagacGAGTCTGCAAGGATCTCCACCTCTGATACAACTGCTAGATCGCAACATGTCTTCAGAAGAAGAGCGTCAGGTGAGGAGACCTCTCTAGAAGCATCAGATAGCCTGCCTCGGGCTTCTGTTAGCAGACCATCAACACCTGCAGTATCTGGCATTTCTACAGCTACTGCCTCCCCACCAGATTCAACCCACAGCAGGAGAAGTTCTGGAATTCTGCCTGGTTCTCTCTTTCGCTTTGCAGTGCCTCCAACATTAGGAAGCAGTCTGTCTGACAATCTTATGATAACTGTAGATATTATTCCCTCTGGCTGGAATCAGTCTGAAGGACAAGAAAGTGATAAGTCTAAAATACCACCTTCAAGAGATCCAGAAAGActccagaaaattaaagaaag TCTGCTTTTAGAAGATTCTGAAGATGAAGAGGGTGACTTATGTAGAATCTGTCAGATGTCATCTGCAAGTTCTGACAACCTTTTAATAGAGCCATGCAAATGCACTGGAAGTCTGCAGTATGTTCACCAGGAGTGCATGAAAAAATGGCTGCAGTCCAAGATTAATTCAG GTTCTTCTTTGGAAGCAGTAACTACTTGTGAACTGTGTAAGGAGAAGTTACATCTGAATCTGGAAGACTTTGATGTTCATGAACTCTATAGGGCACATGCAAATGAACAA GCAGACTATGAATTTATCAGCTCTGGTCTCTACCTTGTAGTGTTGTTACACTTATGTGAACAGCGCTTTTCTGATATGCTAGGAACTGCAAGTGAGGCCAGCACACGTGTCAGA CTTCTGATGATGATTCTGAAGACTGATGCTGGTGGAACTGTGTTGCAAGAGACAAAGAGAtgtgctgcagaaatgctgaaCTGGCAAGAACAACATCaacatgcatttgttttttgctCTCCTTAG
- the MARCHF7 gene encoding E3 ubiquitin-protein ligase MARCHF7 isoform X9: protein MESKPSRIPRRISLQASSSPIGSRPLTGNSLGGAYSARESSRRLDSGYQSTSSSSHFTSGCYGESERTQGAYSRLHNQQRDSDSKRPKLSCTPTSSVRNNGLTAFSDLQDRPASSYAEGARPKENSLSALRLNASMNQQLPSDRQPSFFNRDSNISSSRSSYSSRQRRNEMESPQRSMQPAFSHSAIREEIPSSSGSERVLSSQRSLNEAAADSEGRRTTRQLLSRLASSMSSTFFSRRSSQDSLHTRSLGSEESSVVPRVQASSLSSANGATTPETPGLQTSEASQGFSFLRRRWGLSGISQNLNSDSDGESYRPDSESRSTGSWLSSSLRNRCTPLFSRRRREGRDESARISTSDTTARSQHVFRRRASGEETSLEASDSLPRASVSRPSTPAVSGISTATASPPDSTHSRRSSGILPGSLFRFAVPPTLGSSLSDNLMITVDIIPSGWNQSEGQESDKSKIPPSRDPERLQKIKESLLLEDSEDEEGDLCRICQMSSASSDNLLIEPCKCTGSLQYVHQECMKKWLQSKINSGSSLEAVTTCELCKEKLHLNLEDFDVHELYRAHANEQADYEFISSGLYLVVLLHLCEQRFSDMLGTASEASTRVRLLMMILKTDAGGTVLQETKRCAAEMLNWQEQHQHAFVFCSP, encoded by the exons ATGGAATCTAAACCCTCAAGAATTCCTCGGAGGATCTCTCTTCAGGCCTCCAGCTCTCCAATAGGATCCCGACCATTAACTGGAAACAGTTTAGGTGGGGCATATAGTGCAAGAGAATCTTCACGGAGATTAGACTCTGGATACCAG TCTACATCTTCCTCCTCTCATTTTACATCTGGGTGTTACGGCGAGTCTGAGAGAACTCAGGGAGCATATTCAAGACTGCATAACCAGCAGCGAGATAGTGATTCAAAGAGACCTAAGCTGTCCTGTACGCCTACCTCTTCTGTGAGAAATAATGGCTTGACTGCCTTTTCAG ATCTTCAGGATAGGCCTGCCTCTTCATATGCAGAGGGAGCAAGACCAAAAGAGAATTCATTAAGCGCTTTGAGGCTGAATGCATCCATGAACCAACAGTTGCCTTCTGATCGTCAGCCATCGTTTTTCAACAGAGACTCTAACATAAGCTCTTCAAGATCAAGCTATTCTTCAAggcaaaggagaaatgaaatggaatcACCCCAGAGGAGCATGCAGCCAGCATTTTCTCATAGTGCCATTAGAGAAGAAATTCCTTCCTCAAGTGGTTCTGAAAGGGTTTTATCTTCTCAGAGGTCGTTAAATGAGGCTGCAGCTGACAGTGAAGGGAGGCGCACAACCAGACAGCTGCTGTCTCGTTTAGCATCTAGTATGTCATCTACATTTTTCTCTCGAAGATCTAGCCAGGATTCATTGCATACAAGGTCATTAGGCTCTGAAGAGTCATCTGTTGTCCCAAGAGTTCAAGCTTCTAGTCTGTCTAGTGCTAATGGAGCTACAACTCCAGAAACTCCAGGACTTCAGACATCTGAAGCTTCTCAGGGATTTAGTTTTCTTAGACGAAGATGGGGTTTATcaggaatttcacagaatcttAACTCTGATTCGGACGGGGAAAGCTACAGACCAGACTCTGAAAGCAGGAGCACGGGATCCTGGTTGTCATCATCTTTGAGGAACAGATGTACACCTCTCTTCTCcagaagaaggagagaaggaagagacGAGTCTGCAAGGATCTCCACCTCTGATACAACTGCTAGATCGCAACATGTCTTCAGAAGAAGAGCGTCAGGTGAGGAGACCTCTCTAGAAGCATCAGATAGCCTGCCTCGGGCTTCTGTTAGCAGACCATCAACACCTGCAGTATCTGGCATTTCTACAGCTACTGCCTCCCCACCAGATTCAACCCACAGCAGGAGAAGTTCTGGAATTCTGCCTGGTTCTCTCTTTCGCTTTGCAGTGCCTCCAACATTAGGAAGCAGTCTGTCTGACAATCTTATGATAACTGTAGATATTATTCCCTCTGGCTGGAATCAGTCTGAAGGACAAGAAAGTGATAAGTCTAAAATACCACCTTCAAGAGATCCAGAAAGActccagaaaattaaagaaag TCTGCTTTTAGAAGATTCTGAAGATGAAGAGGGTGACTTATGTAGAATCTGTCAGATGTCATCTGCAAGTTCTGACAACCTTTTAATAGAGCCATGCAAATGCACTGGAAGTCTGCAGTATGTTCACCAGGAGTGCATGAAAAAATGGCTGCAGTCCAAGATTAATTCAG GTTCTTCTTTGGAAGCAGTAACTACTTGTGAACTGTGTAAGGAGAAGTTACATCTGAATCTGGAAGACTTTGATGTTCATGAACTCTATAGGGCACATGCAAATGAACAA GCAGACTATGAATTTATCAGCTCTGGTCTCTACCTTGTAGTGTTGTTACACTTATGTGAACAGCGCTTTTCTGATATGCTAGGAACTGCAAGTGAGGCCAGCACACGTGTCAGA CTTCTGATGATGATTCTGAAGACTGATGCTGGTGGAACTGTGTTGCAAGAGACAAAGAGAtgtgctgcagaaatgctgaaCTGGCAAGAACAACATCaacatgcatttgttttttgctCTCCTTAG